The Lates calcarifer isolate ASB-BC8 unplaced genomic scaffold, TLL_Latcal_v3 _unitig_820_quiver_1005, whole genome shotgun sequence genome has a window encoding:
- the LOC108880057 gene encoding trace amine-associated receptor 13c-like yields the protein MEALEEIELCFPQVNTSCKKLTRPHSKTILIFSVLWCITLLTVVLNLLVIISISHFRQLHTTTNLLLLSLAVADFLVGFMQMPAEIPLFGGCWMLGDLICALNYFLGFLTVSVSVGSMVLISVDRYMAICDPMFYSTKITVKKVQLCICLCWIFSAVHSSWILRDVLKQPDKYISCYGECVVVSSFTEGMVDLVVTFLGPILVITLLYLRVFVVAVSQARAMRSHIAAVTLQRSETGKAKKSEMKIWLLYFNSCLNPVIYVFFYPWFRKSIKHIVTLQILQPGSCEVNLMYKGTVMG from the exons ATGGAGGCCCTGGAGGAAATTGAGCTCTGCTTTCCCCAAGTCAACACCTCCTGCAAGAAGTTGACACGTCCACATTCAAAGACCATACTTATTTTCAGTGTGCTGTGGTGCATCACTCTGCTTACTGTGGTTCTtaacctgctggtcatcatctctaTCTCACACTTCag ACAACTCCATACCaccaccaacctcctcctcctctctctggctgttgcAGACTTCCTTGTGGGATTCATGCAGATGCCAGCAGAAATCCCACTCTTCGGTGGCTGCTGGATGCTGGGAGACTTAATATGTGCTCTGAATTACTTTTTAGGTTTCctcactgtcagtgtttcagtaggAAGCATGGTGCTCATATCAGTTGACCGTTATATGGCAATTTGTGATCCAATGTTTTACTCCACCAAAATCACTGTGAAAAAAGTTCAActctgcatttgtctgtgttggatATTTTCTGCTGTCCACAGCAGTTGGATACTGAGAGATGTCCTCAAACAACCAGACAAGTATATCTCCTGTTATGGAGAGTGTGTAGTTGTAAGCAGTTTTACTGAAGGAATGGTTGATCTTGTTGTGACCTTTTTAGGTCCCATTTTAGTCATTACTCTTTTGTATTTGCGAGtatttgtggtggctgtgtctcaggctcgtgccatgcgctctcaCATTGCAGCTGTAACACTTCAGCGTTCAGAGACTGGTAAAGCTaagaaatctgaaatgaaa ATATGGCTGTTGTATTTTAACTCCTGTCTAAACCCTGTGATCTATGTGTTTTTCTACCCCTGGTTCAGAAAATCTATTAAACATATTGTAACACTTCAGATACTGCAGCCTGGCTCCTGTGAGGTCAATTTAATGTACAAAGGTACTGTGATGGGTTGA
- the LOC108880063 gene encoding trace amine-associated receptor 13c-like — MEALKEAELCFPQLNNSCKKMMRPHLEAALIYTVLSGISVATMVLNLLVIISISHFRQLHTTTNLLLLSLAIADFLMGLLQMPTEILLFRGCWMLGDFICALNYFLGFLIVSVSVGSMVLISIDRYMAICDPMFYTTKVTLKKVQICIWMCWIFSAVHSTWILRDFLQQPDRYNSCYGECVVIINYVEGAADLVLTFLGPILVITLLYLRVFMVAVSQARAMRSHVTDVTLQRSETVKAKKSEMKAARTLGIVIVVFILCSCPYYCFTVETENSSIGATSAAIQLWLLYFNSCLNPVIYVFFYPWFRKAIKQIVTLQILQPGSSETSLM; from the exons atGGAGGCCCTGAAAGAAGCTGAACTTTGCTTTCCCCAGCTCAACAACTCCTGCAAGAAGATGATGCGTCCTCACTTGGAGGCTGCGCTCATTTACACTGTGCTGTCCGGCATCTCTGTGGCCACCATGGTTCTtaacctgctggtcatcatctctaTCTCACACTTCAG GCAActccacaccaccaccaacctcctccttctctctctggctaTTGCAGACTTCCTTATGGGTCTCCTGCAGATGCCAACTGAAATCCTGCTTTTCCGAGGCTGCTGGATGCTGGGTGACTTCATATGTGCTCTGAATTACTTTTTAGGTTTCCttattgtcagtgtttcagtaggAAGTATGGTGCTCATATCAATTGACCGTTACATGGCAATTTGTGACCCAATGTTTTACACCACCAAAGTCACTCTGAAAAAAGTTCAAATCTGCATTTGGATGTGTTGGATATTTTCTGCTGTGCACAGCACTTGGATACTGAGGGATTTCCTCCAACAACCAGACAGGTATAACTCCTGTTATGGAGAATGTGTAGTCATAATTAATTATGTTGAAGGAGCTGCTGACCTTGTTTTGACCTTTTTAGGCCCCATTTTAGTCATTACACTTCTGTATTTGCGAGTTTTTatggtggctgtgtctcaggctcgtgccatgcgctctcatGTCACAGATGTCACACTTCAGCGTTCAGAGACTGTAAAAGCTAAGAAATCTGAgatgaaagcagccaggactcttggtATTGTAATAGTTGTATTCATTTTGTGCTCCTGTCCATATTACTGTTTCAcagttgaaactgaaaacagctccaTAGGGGCGACCTCTGCAGCCATCCAACTTTGGCTATTGTACTTTAACTCCTGTCTAAACCCTGTGATCTACGTTTTTTTCTACCCCTGGTTCAGAAAAGCTATTAAACAAATTGTTACACTTCAGATACTGCAGCCTGGCTCCTCTGAGACCAGTCTTATGTAG
- the LOC108880059 gene encoding trace amine-associated receptor 13c-like, which produces MEALKEAELCFPQLNNSCKKTMRPHLEAALIYTVLSGISVATVVLNLLVIISISHFRQLHTTTNLLLLSLAVADFLMGLPEMPTEILLFRGCWMLGDFVCALNYFLGFLIVSVSVGSMVLISIDRYMAICDPMFYTTKVTLKKVQLCIWMCWIFSAVHSTWILRDFLQQPDRYNSCYGECVVIINYVEGAADLILTFFGPIVVITLLYLRVFMVAVSQARAMRSHVTDVTLQRSKAKKSEMKAARTLGVVIVVFILCSSPYYCFTVETENNSIGATSAAIQLWLLYFNSCLNPVIYVFFYPWFRKAIKQIVTLQILQPGSSETSLM; this is translated from the exons atGGAGGCCCTGAAAGAAGCTGAACTTTGCTTTCCCCAGCTCAACAACTCCTGCAAGAAGACGATGCGTCCTCACTTGGAGGCTGCGCTCATCTACACTGTGCTGTCCGGCATCTCTGTGGCCACTGTGGTTCTtaacctgctggtcatcatctctaTCTCACACTTCAG GCAActccacaccaccaccaacctcctccttctctctctggctgttgcAGACTTCCTTATGGGTCTCCCAGAGATGCCAACTGAAATCCTGCTTTTCCGAGGCTGCTGGATGCTGGGTGACTTTGTATGTGCTCTGAATTACTTTTTAGGTTTCCttattgtcagtgtttcagtaggAAGCATGGTGCTCATATCAATTGACCGTTACATGGCAATTTGTGACCCAATGTTTTACACCACCAAAGTCACTCTGAAAAAAGTTCAACTCTGCATTTGGATGTGTTGGATATTTTCTGCTGTGCACAGCACTTGGATACTGAGGGATTTCCTCCAACAACCAGACAGGTATAACTCCTGTTATGGAGAATGTGTAGTCATAATTAATTATGTTGAAGGAGCTGCTGACcttattttgacctttttcgGCCCCATTGTAGTCATTACACTTCTGTATTTGCGAGTATTTatggtggctgtgtctcaggctcgtgccatgcgctctcatGTCACAGATGTCACACTTCAGCGTTCAAAAGCTAAGAAATCTGAgatgaaagcagccaggactcttggtgttgtAATAGTTGTATTCATTTTGTGCTCCTCTCCGTATTACTGTTTCAcagttgaaactgaaaacaactcAATAGGGGCGACCTCTGCAGCCATCCAACTTTGGCTATTGTACTTTAACTCCTGTCTAAACCCTGTGATCTATGTTTTTTTCTACCCCTGGTTCAGAAAAGCTATTAAACAAATTGTTACACTTCAAATACTGCAGCCTGGCTCCTCTGAGACCAGTCTTATGTAG
- the LOC108880060 gene encoding trace amine-associated receptor 13c-like → MEEAELCFPELNTSCRKTMHPHPETTLIYSLLSCITLLTVVLNLLVIISISHFRQLHTTTNLLLLSLAVADFLVGSLQMPVLLLHNQGCWILGDLICAAHYFLGFLVVSVSVGSMVLISVDRYIAICDPMFYTTKLTLKRVQLCVYLCWIFSAVHSSWILRDFLKQPNRYNSCYGDCVVVVNFAEGMVDLVVTFLGPILVIILLYLRVFVVAVSQARAMRSHIAAVTLQRPETVKAKKSELKAARTLGVVVVVFLLCSCPYYCFAVAAESNLVGASSAAIEMWLLYFNSCLNPVIYVFFYPWFRKAIKHIVTLQILQPGSSEANMV, encoded by the exons ATGGAAGAAGCTGAACTCTGCTTTCCCGAACTCAACACCTCCTGCAGGAAGACAATGCATCCTCATCCAGAGACCACGCTCATTTACAGCCTGCTGTCCTGCATCACTCTGCTCACTGTGGTTCTtaacctgctggtcatcatctctaTCTCCCACTTCAG GCAGctccacaccaccaccaacctcctcctcctctctctggctgttgcAGATTTCCTTGTGGGTTCCCTGCAGATGCCAGTTCTGCTTCTCCACAACCAAGGCTGCTGGATCCTGGGTGACCTTATATGTGCTGCGCATTACTTTTTAGGTTTTCTcgttgtcagtgtttcagtaggAAGCATGGTGCTCATATCAGTTGACCGCTACATTGCTATTTGTGACCCCATGTTTTACACCACCAAACTTACTCTGAAAAGAGTTCAACTCTGTGTCTATCTGTGTTGGATATTTTCTGCTGTCCATAGCAGTTGGATATTGAGGGATTTCTTAAAGCAACCAAACAGGTATAACTCCTGTTATGGAGATTGTGTAGTTGTTGTAAATTTTGCTGAAGGAATGGTTGATCTTGTTGTGACCTTTTTAGGTCCCATTTTAGTCATTATACTTTTGTATTTGCGAGtatttgtggtggctgtgtctcaggctcgtgccatgcgctctcaCATTGCGGCTGTCACACTTCAGCGTCCAGAGACTGTCAAAGCTAAGAAATCTGAAttgaaagcagccaggactcttggtgttgtAGTAGTTGTGTTTCTTCTGTGCTCCTGTCCATattattgttttgctgttgcagCAGAGAGCAACTTGGTAGGGGCATCATCTGCAGCGATTGAGATGTGGTTGTTGTACTTTAACTCCTGTCTAAACCCTGTGATCTATGTGTTTTTCTACCCCTGGTTCAGAAAAGCTATTAAACACATTGTTACACTTCAGATACTGCAGCCTGGCTCCAGTGAGGCCAATATGGTGTAG
- the LOC108880061 gene encoding trace amine-associated receptor 13c-like, with protein sequence MEALEEAELCFPQVNTSCKKTIRPHLEAVLIFSVLWCITLLTVVLNLLVIISISHFRQLHTTTNLLLLSLAVADFLVGFMQMPAEIPLFGGCWMMGDSMCVMNYFLSFVTVSVSVGSMVLISVDRYMAICDPMFYSTKVTVKKVQLCICLCWIFSAVHSTWILRDVLKQPDKYFSCYGDCVVVSGFIEGMVDLVVTFLGPILVIILLYLRVFVVAVSQARAMRSHIAAVTLQRSETVKAKKSEMKAARTLGVVVVVFILCSCPYYCSTVETANNPTEAAYPEIHMWLLYFNSCLNPVIYVFFYPWFRKAIKYIITLQILQPGSCEASLM encoded by the exons ATGGAGGCTCTGGAGGAAGCTGAGCTCTGCTTTCCTCAAGTCAACACCTCCTGCAAGAAGACGATACGTCCTCACTTGGAGGCTGTGCTTATTTTCAGTGTGCTGTGGTGCATCACTCTGCTCACAGTGGTTCTtaacctgctggtcatcatctctaTCTCACACTTCAG ACAACTCCATACCaccaccaacctcctcctcctctctctggctgttgcAGACTTCCTTGTGGGATTCATGCAGATGCCAGCAGAAATCCCGCTCTTCGGTGGCTGCTGGATGATGGGTGACTCTATGTGTGTTATGAATTACTTTTTAAGTTTTgttactgtcagtgtttcagtaggAAGCATGGTGCTCATATCAGTTGACCGTTACATGGCAATTTGTGACCCAATGTTTTACTCCACCAAAGTCACTGTGAAAAAAGTTCAActctgcatttgtctgtgttggatATTTTCTGCTGTCCACAGCACTTGGATACTGAGGGATGTCCTCAAACAACCAGACAAGTATTTCTCCTGTTATGGAGATTGTGTAGTTGTAAGTGGTTTTATTGAAGGAATGGTTGATCTTGTTGTGACTTTTTTAGGTCCCATTCTAGTCATTATACTTTTGTATTTGCGAGtatttgtggtggctgtgtctcaggctcgtgccatgcgctctcatATTGCAGCTGTAACACTTCAGCGTTCAGAGACTGTTAAAGCTaagaaatctgaaatgaaagcggccaggactcttggtgttgtagtagttgtgtttattttgtgctcCTGTCCATATTATTGTTCCACTGTTGAAACTGCAAATAACCCAACAGAGGCAGCATATCCTGAAATCCATATGTGGCTGTTGTATTTTAACTCCTGTCTAAACCCTGTGATCTATGTGTTTTTCTACCCCTGGTTCAGAAAAGctattaaatatattattacGCTTCAGATACTGCAGCCTGGCTCATGTGAGGCCAGTTTGATGTAA